A DNA window from Mucilaginibacter xinganensis contains the following coding sequences:
- a CDS encoding YifB family Mg chelatase-like AAA ATPase translates to MLVKTFGSAVYGIEAITITIEVNISSGKLAYFIVGLPDNAVRESMQRIEAALQTNNYRMPRQRIVVNMAPADIRKEGSAYDLTIATAILASSGQIENEDLEKYLIMGELSLDGSLQPIKGALPIAIQARKEGYKGFILPKQNAREAAIVNELEVYGVENIKEVVGFFNGETQLTPEVVNTRDEFFKSLTNYDSDFSEVRGQENIKRALEIAAAGGHNVILIGPPGAGKTMLARRLPSILPPLSLYESLETTKIHSVAGKLSAADALVTTRPFRSPHHTISDVALVGGGSNPQPGEISLAHNGVLFLDELPEFKRSALEVMRQPLEERRVTISRAKFTVDYPSSFMLVASMNPCPCGYFNHPEKDCICPPGVVQKYLSKISGPLLDRIDLHVEVTPVNFTELASDRLAEKSEFIRNRVIKARDVQAERFGNKPELHANAQMSPQMVRDICKIGDAGQALLKRAMEKLGLSARAYDRILKVSRTIADLAGSEQIELEHLAEAINFRSLDREGWAG, encoded by the coding sequence GTGTTAGTTAAAACTTTTGGAAGTGCGGTTTATGGGATTGAAGCAATTACGATCACCATTGAAGTAAATATAAGCTCGGGTAAGCTGGCCTACTTTATTGTGGGCTTACCTGATAATGCGGTTCGGGAATCAATGCAGCGGATTGAGGCTGCCCTGCAAACTAATAATTACAGGATGCCCCGACAGCGGATAGTGGTAAATATGGCTCCGGCAGATATCCGCAAAGAAGGCTCGGCCTATGACCTCACCATAGCCACTGCCATATTGGCCAGTTCGGGACAAATAGAGAATGAAGACCTTGAGAAATATCTTATCATGGGTGAATTATCTCTTGACGGCAGCCTGCAACCTATAAAAGGTGCCCTGCCTATTGCTATACAAGCGAGAAAAGAAGGGTATAAAGGTTTTATTTTACCCAAACAAAACGCCAGGGAAGCTGCCATAGTAAATGAACTGGAAGTATATGGGGTAGAGAATATAAAAGAAGTGGTTGGCTTTTTTAACGGCGAAACGCAGCTAACCCCGGAAGTTGTAAATACCCGCGACGAATTTTTTAAAAGCCTCACCAATTACGACAGCGACTTTAGCGAGGTACGCGGCCAGGAAAATATAAAACGCGCCCTTGAAATAGCCGCAGCAGGCGGACATAATGTAATATTGATTGGGCCGCCGGGAGCTGGTAAGACCATGCTGGCTCGCAGGTTGCCATCCATTTTGCCGCCACTAAGTTTATACGAATCATTAGAGACCACGAAGATTCATTCAGTTGCAGGTAAATTATCTGCTGCCGATGCACTGGTTACCACCCGGCCGTTCCGCTCTCCGCACCATACCATTAGTGATGTGGCCCTTGTCGGCGGCGGCAGCAACCCCCAACCCGGTGAAATTTCACTGGCACATAATGGTGTTTTGTTTTTGGATGAATTACCTGAATTTAAACGCAGTGCTCTTGAAGTAATGCGCCAGCCATTGGAAGAACGCCGGGTAACTATTTCACGAGCCAAGTTTACAGTTGATTACCCGAGCTCATTTATGTTGGTGGCAAGCATGAATCCATGCCCTTGCGGCTATTTTAATCACCCGGAAAAGGATTGCATTTGCCCGCCTGGGGTAGTGCAAAAGTATTTAAGCAAAATTTCCGGCCCTCTCCTGGACCGTATTGACCTGCACGTAGAGGTAACTCCAGTAAATTTTACCGAGCTGGCATCTGACCGGCTTGCTGAAAAGAGCGAATTTATTCGTAACAGGGTTATTAAAGCACGCGATGTACAGGCCGAACGTTTCGGCAACAAACCCGAACTGCATGCAAATGCTCAGATGAGCCCCCAAATGGTGCGGGATATTTGCAAAATAGGTGATGCGGGCCAGGCGCTACTTAAAAGAGCCATGGAAAAATTGGGCCTTTCTGCCAGGGCTTATGACCGTATTCTGAAGGTTTCGCGCACTATTGCTGACCTGGCTGGCAGCGAACAAATAGAATTGGAGCACCTGGCGGAGGCGATAAATTTCAGAAGCCTGGATAGAGAAGGCTGGGCGGGATAG
- a CDS encoding outer membrane beta-barrel protein, which yields MKSLLLITIIALISITYSFAQTGREVHGTVVDSTRLSVPSANIKLVSDKGDSTIAIADVNGKFTFQGVKGAKLTITITSIGYQALKRHYTLDNANTPSDLGNIVLKTESKMLNEVTIVGVVPVTLKEDTVQYQASAYKVRENAPVEDLVKKLPGVDVDINGNVSTQGKQVTKVRINGKDFMGGDVQSALKNLPADVVENIQMIDDYGDQANLTGVKTGDPDKIMNITVRKDKNYGYFGQATAGDGSDALPQDQGIPNKNRYLTSLNAFNFKGDQQIAVLGSINNTNVNTFTFGSTGGGGAGGGGGRGNAGRGGGNTGSLTTTANGTTLAHSIGANFRDQWGKKLSVYGSYSFMDNTTNTINNISQQNTSPTNPSIQQQNSNETDGKINHRFNWNMEYKPDTANYLKVVPNFTYSGATTNDFETVNFLRNGSVSSAYTSTTIGNSQSPNYGFNALYNHKFNHRRNLSINASVSSGHSNSFQNPLYDFTVGAPTSPANQLINVASQTTTYGINFSYREPMGKRSFLELNYAYNRSVTNNDKQTDTLFDASSVSFRNDSALSTRYNYNFTTNRVGLNYLFIEKKYNYVLGLGVQPSVLDGYSPLTNLSTHISTFNVIPSARFVYNFSRGKVFSLNYNGSSSQPSFTQLQPVFDFSNASYPTEGNPNLKPQFTNNFQIRYNNFSFATGDVFFAYVNLQQIQNSVVTNTITYPRVYARDPRFQNTILTQYLNAGGYYNLSTRVTYQKPWANRRYVVSLDGTVNYTNNVGYLSNVDTTGAETTEKNIAKNLQFTPKVSFRVDITDHIDAQVFTSYSVNRTSNSIVNPLTDAVSNVRAWSSGINGKNYFGDWTFSYDYSHVSNYGYASSVKVTNPDILNLYLERRFMKDHRGTIRLSAFDLFNQNTGFSSATSASSVTQTQVNRLSRYYLATFTLRLQKFAGKSPVQGDPASRGFRRGGDGGGRRDGGGGPDNSPN from the coding sequence ATGAAATCATTACTACTTATTACAATAATTGCTTTAATTTCAATTACTTATTCTTTTGCCCAGACAGGGCGCGAAGTGCATGGCACCGTTGTCGATTCTACCAGGTTGTCGGTACCCTCTGCCAACATTAAATTAGTATCAGATAAGGGCGACAGCACAATAGCTATAGCCGATGTTAATGGAAAGTTTACTTTCCAGGGCGTTAAGGGTGCCAAATTAACCATTACCATTACTTCAATTGGCTACCAGGCGCTAAAAAGGCATTATACTTTAGATAATGCCAATACACCGTCTGATTTAGGGAATATAGTTTTAAAAACCGAATCGAAAATGCTGAACGAGGTAACTATTGTAGGCGTGGTACCTGTTACGCTAAAAGAAGATACCGTTCAGTACCAGGCAAGTGCCTATAAGGTACGTGAAAACGCGCCGGTTGAGGACCTGGTAAAAAAACTGCCGGGAGTTGATGTTGACATTAACGGCAATGTAAGCACACAGGGTAAACAGGTTACTAAAGTGCGTATCAATGGTAAAGATTTTATGGGTGGCGATGTGCAGAGCGCACTTAAAAATCTGCCGGCCGACGTAGTTGAGAATATCCAGATGATTGATGATTACGGGGATCAGGCCAATCTAACCGGTGTTAAAACTGGTGATCCAGATAAAATAATGAATATTACTGTTCGTAAGGATAAAAACTACGGTTATTTTGGTCAGGCAACAGCAGGCGATGGCAGCGACGCGCTTCCGCAGGACCAGGGTATCCCTAATAAAAACCGCTACCTGACATCTTTAAATGCCTTCAATTTTAAAGGCGATCAGCAAATTGCCGTTTTAGGGAGCATAAATAATACCAATGTGAATACGTTCACTTTCGGCAGTACCGGCGGCGGTGGTGCGGGTGGCGGCGGTGGCAGGGGAAATGCCGGGCGCGGCGGCGGCAATACAGGCAGTCTTACTACAACCGCAAACGGAACTACTCTTGCGCATTCTATCGGAGCAAATTTTCGCGATCAATGGGGTAAGAAATTATCAGTGTACGGCAGCTACAGCTTCATGGATAATACAACCAATACCATTAACAATATATCGCAGCAAAATACCTCGCCTACCAATCCCTCTATCCAGCAGCAAAACAGCAACGAAACCGACGGCAAGATAAACCACAGATTTAACTGGAATATGGAATATAAGCCTGACACAGCTAACTATCTTAAAGTGGTACCTAACTTTACGTATTCAGGTGCTACTACAAACGATTTTGAGACCGTTAATTTTTTGAGGAACGGGTCGGTAAGTTCAGCATATACATCAACCACAATAGGAAATTCGCAGTCACCTAATTATGGTTTTAACGCTTTGTATAACCATAAATTTAATCACCGCCGCAATTTAAGTATCAATGCCAGTGTTAGTTCCGGCCATAGTAATTCATTCCAAAATCCATTGTACGATTTTACAGTTGGCGCACCAACTTCTCCGGCTAACCAGCTCATTAACGTTGCAAGCCAAACTACTACATACGGCATAAACTTTTCATACCGCGAGCCCATGGGTAAGCGCTCATTCCTAGAGTTGAATTATGCCTATAACCGTTCAGTTACAAATAATGATAAACAAACAGATACTTTATTTGATGCATCGTCAGTTTCGTTTAGGAATGACAGTGCGCTAAGCACCCGTTACAATTATAACTTTACAACCAACCGGGTTGGATTGAACTACCTTTTTATCGAAAAGAAATATAATTATGTTTTAGGCTTGGGCGTGCAGCCATCTGTATTGGACGGATATTCACCGCTAACCAATCTTTCAACTCATATTTCAACGTTTAATGTCATCCCGTCTGCAAGATTTGTATACAATTTCTCACGCGGTAAGGTATTCAGCTTAAATTATAACGGATCAAGCAGCCAGCCGAGCTTTACGCAGCTGCAGCCTGTTTTTGACTTTTCAAATGCGTCATACCCAACCGAGGGTAATCCAAACCTTAAGCCGCAGTTCACTAACAATTTTCAGATAAGATATAACAATTTTAGTTTTGCAACCGGCGATGTATTTTTTGCTTACGTAAATTTACAGCAGATTCAGAACTCTGTTGTTACCAACACCATTACCTATCCACGTGTTTATGCCAGGGATCCAAGATTTCAGAATACCATCTTAACTCAATACCTTAATGCAGGTGGTTATTACAACTTAAGCACCCGGGTAACCTATCAAAAACCATGGGCTAACCGAAGGTACGTCGTATCGCTTGATGGAACCGTTAATTATACCAATAACGTAGGTTATTTAAGTAATGTAGATACTACGGGTGCTGAAACCACTGAAAAAAATATTGCTAAGAACCTGCAATTTACACCAAAAGTAAGTTTCAGAGTTGATATTACCGATCATATTGATGCACAGGTTTTTACAAGCTACAGCGTAAACAGAACCAGCAACTCAATTGTAAATCCGCTTACTGACGCTGTTTCAAATGTAAGAGCCTGGAGTTCGGGCATAAATGGAAAAAACTATTTTGGCGACTGGACCTTCAGTTATGATTACTCGCATGTTTCTAACTATGGTTACGCCTCAAGCGTAAAAGTGACAAATCCTGATATTTTGAATTTATACCTTGAACGCAGGTTCATGAAAGATCACAGGGGGACCATTCGCCTTTCGGCATTTGATTTATTTAACCAAAATACCGGTTTTTCATCTGCAACAAGCGCCAGCTCAGTTACCCAAACCCAGGTTAACAGGCTTTCCCGTTATTACCTGGCTACGTTTACGCTACGCCTGCAAAAATTTGCGGGTAAATCACCTGTGCAAGGTGATCCGGCCTCCCGCGGCTTCAGAAGGGGCGGCGATGGCGGTGGCCGTCGTGACGGGGGAGGCGGACCTGACAACTCGCCTAACTAA
- a CDS encoding response regulator, whose amino-acid sequence MDNPNKKIIIFDDDEDILSICSFILEEQGWVVSAFADCNNIIEKVSAIMPNVILMDNWIPDDGGIVATKKIKQSKNLKHIPIIYFSANSDIELLANDAGAETYLAKPFDLEDLERVINSVLTQTAK is encoded by the coding sequence ATGGACAATCCCAACAAGAAGATTATCATTTTTGACGACGACGAAGACATCCTTTCTATCTGTAGCTTTATTTTAGAAGAACAGGGATGGGTAGTAAGTGCATTTGCAGACTGCAATAATATTATAGAAAAGGTTTCGGCTATTATGCCAAATGTTATCCTGATGGATAACTGGATCCCCGACGATGGTGGTATTGTTGCCACAAAAAAAATAAAACAAAGCAAAAACCTGAAACACATCCCGATTATTTATTTTTCGGCAAACAGCGACATTGAGTTGTTGGCTAATGATGCCGGTGCCGAAACTTACCTGGCCAAACCTTTTGACCTTGAAGATCTGGAACGCGTTATTAATTCAGTATTGACACAAACTGCAAAATAA
- a CDS encoding response regulator yields MDKINILVIDDNPIEHTIMQRMFDKFQLFPKASHSLDARLSMDIFEQHYSTLDLIPDVVFLDLNMPDFSGWNFLESFENVYKKIKKPVDIYILTSSIDNKDKRLPDQYPFVKACITKPIKMDTLLNLHSLYHSSKAAS; encoded by the coding sequence ATGGATAAAATTAACATCCTGGTGATTGACGATAACCCGATAGAGCATACCATTATGCAAAGGATGTTTGATAAATTCCAATTGTTCCCGAAGGCTTCGCATAGCCTTGATGCACGATTAAGCATGGATATTTTTGAACAGCATTATTCAACGCTGGATCTAATACCTGATGTGGTTTTCCTGGATTTGAACATGCCCGATTTTAGCGGATGGAATTTCCTTGAAAGCTTTGAAAACGTTTACAAAAAAATCAAAAAGCCGGTGGATATATATATCCTAACTTCCTCTATTGATAATAAAGATAAACGGCTTCCTGATCAATATCCATTTGTAAAAGCATGTATAACCAAGCCCATAAAGATGGATACCTTGCTTAACCTTCATTCGTTATATCACTCTTCAAAAGCGGCCAGCTAA
- a CDS encoding protease inhibitor I42 family protein, which translates to MIDYSNSGKTIKVSRGQIINLTLGNPGDGGYVFDAPEYNSKVLSLIANTHQPPISNAIGDFGKDIWQFKALASGSSNLTITATRSFDKNNPVVMFSGTIAVN; encoded by the coding sequence ATGATTGATTATAGTAATAGTGGAAAAACTATTAAGGTTTCCAGGGGACAAATCATAAACTTAACCCTTGGCAATCCGGGTGATGGCGGCTATGTTTTTGACGCTCCGGAATATAATTCAAAAGTATTGAGCCTGATCGCTAATACACACCAGCCACCCATATCAAATGCTATTGGTGATTTCGGGAAGGATATCTGGCAATTTAAGGCCCTGGCGAGCGGCAGCAGCAATTTAACTATAACAGCAACACGATCATTCGATAAAAACAACCCGGTTGTTATGTTCTCCGGCACTATTGCGGTGAATTGA